A genomic stretch from Vibrio algarum includes:
- a CDS encoding NUDIX hydrolase — MIPVNTSYVSGVALSEMDGEMKMLLMKRVKGGFWCHVAGSIEEGELGWQAIVREFQEETKIVASKLYNAQFLEQFYEENVNVIELIPVFVVICPPNQNVELNHEHTEFKWCTLEEALALAPYPNQHAVFKHVWSYFVDKPINALFRVKV; from the coding sequence ATGATTCCAGTAAATACCTCTTATGTGTCTGGTGTAGCATTATCGGAAATGGATGGTGAGATGAAGATGCTATTGATGAAACGGGTTAAAGGCGGCTTCTGGTGTCATGTTGCAGGCTCAATTGAGGAAGGTGAACTTGGCTGGCAGGCTATTGTTCGTGAGTTTCAAGAAGAAACTAAGATAGTGGCGTCGAAATTATACAATGCGCAGTTTCTGGAACAGTTCTATGAAGAAAACGTCAATGTGATTGAATTGATCCCTGTGTTTGTTGTTATATGCCCGCCAAATCAGAATGTTGAACTAAACCATGAACACACAGAGTTCAAATGGTGCACGTTAGAAGAAGCTTTAGCGCTCGCTCCTTACCCAAACCAACATGCAGTATTTAAGCATGTTTGGTCTTATTTTGTAGATAAGCCAATAAATGCGCTTTTTAGGGTCAAGGTTTAA
- a CDS encoding ABC transporter substrate-binding protein has protein sequence MKIRLLALLLVASHSVQADEGCGEVTIADMNWTSASLMANVDLFILEQGFGCKASLVPGDTTPTSTSMLEKGEPDIAPEMWTNATKKLLDQGVVDKKIRYGGASLSDGGEEGLWVPKYLVDQYPEMATIEGVIKHADLFKHPENPDVSAIYGCPAGWNCQISVTNLFRALKLEEAGFDLIDPGSSAGLSGALAKANIRKEAWFGYYWAPTAIFGRYEMVKVDFGSGIDIEEFLTCTTIDDCESPKVTMYPPSTVATIITETFASREPQITDYLNKRSFTNKEMSVLLAWMEENQADGEGAMEYFISEYPEIWRKWLTPEVADKVASAL, from the coding sequence ATGAAAATCAGATTATTGGCTCTGCTACTTGTCGCAAGTCATTCAGTACAAGCTGATGAGGGATGTGGCGAAGTAACCATCGCAGACATGAACTGGACCTCAGCAAGCCTTATGGCGAACGTTGACCTATTTATACTTGAGCAAGGTTTTGGCTGTAAAGCGTCATTGGTTCCGGGTGATACAACACCAACAAGTACCTCAATGCTCGAAAAAGGAGAACCAGACATTGCGCCAGAAATGTGGACCAACGCGACTAAAAAATTACTAGATCAAGGTGTAGTGGACAAAAAGATACGCTATGGCGGCGCTTCACTTAGTGATGGTGGTGAAGAGGGTTTATGGGTTCCTAAGTACTTGGTAGATCAATACCCTGAAATGGCCACTATTGAAGGTGTAATAAAACATGCAGACCTATTTAAGCATCCAGAAAATCCTGATGTATCTGCGATTTATGGTTGCCCAGCCGGTTGGAATTGCCAAATTTCAGTAACCAATCTTTTTCGCGCTCTAAAGTTAGAGGAAGCCGGTTTTGATTTGATAGACCCAGGCTCAAGTGCCGGGTTGTCCGGCGCGCTTGCTAAGGCAAATATTCGTAAGGAAGCTTGGTTTGGTTATTACTGGGCTCCAACTGCTATTTTTGGTCGATATGAAATGGTGAAAGTTGATTTCGGTTCTGGTATCGATATAGAAGAGTTTCTTACGTGTACCACTATTGATGATTGCGAGTCGCCAAAAGTGACCATGTATCCACCATCGACGGTTGCGACCATCATTACCGAAACTTTTGCTTCTCGTGAACCTCAAATAACTGACTATTTGAATAAGCGTAGCTTTACCAATAAAGAAATGAGTGTCCTACTCGCTTGGATGGAAGAGAACCAAGCAGATGGTGAAGGTGCAATGGAGTACTTCATTTCTGAATACCCTGAAATTTGGCGTAAATGGTTAACTCCGGAAGTAGCAGATAAAGTAGCAAGCGCACTTTAA
- a CDS encoding PhzF family phenazine biosynthesis protein encodes MEEVTVDLVNAFTSNGSGGNPAGVVLGADNLSDEQKLAIAKKVGYSETAFVSDDDTEDFQVSFYTITGEVDFCGHATLATFSLMFQKCILSPGQYTQRTKAGVLTVDIQSDGKVMMQQRLPEWLGNYSSEDIAPLVGIDKDVLERVNLPFQAVSTGLADLILPVPAGYLDVLRPNHDAITEFCRKHNLVGIHAFELCGSKSDYAASCRNFAPLFGIEEESATGSSSGALACYLTRYHNTQNVYLFEQGRAMNCRSEISARVDAVGSQIKVIHVGGTAQLVGIKQINLE; translated from the coding sequence ATGGAAGAAGTGACAGTAGACCTAGTCAATGCTTTTACATCCAATGGAAGTGGAGGAAACCCTGCTGGGGTCGTTCTAGGTGCTGACAATTTATCAGACGAACAAAAACTGGCTATTGCTAAAAAGGTTGGTTACTCAGAGACGGCATTTGTTTCTGATGACGATACGGAAGACTTTCAGGTCTCTTTTTATACGATAACGGGTGAAGTGGACTTTTGTGGTCACGCTACATTGGCCACGTTTTCCCTTATGTTTCAGAAGTGTATTTTGTCTCCGGGGCAGTATACACAAAGGACAAAAGCAGGTGTACTTACTGTTGATATTCAGTCAGATGGTAAAGTCATGATGCAGCAAAGGCTACCTGAATGGCTGGGTAACTATTCTTCCGAGGATATCGCTCCATTGGTTGGTATAGATAAAGATGTACTGGAACGTGTGAATTTGCCTTTTCAGGCGGTATCTACTGGACTTGCCGACCTCATATTACCCGTTCCTGCGGGTTACCTGGATGTGCTAAGGCCAAACCATGATGCCATCACAGAGTTTTGTAGAAAGCACAATCTGGTCGGTATTCACGCTTTTGAGTTATGTGGCAGTAAAAGCGACTATGCCGCAAGTTGCAGAAATTTTGCACCTCTATTTGGGATTGAAGAGGAATCTGCAACCGGTAGTTCGTCTGGCGCTTTGGCATGTTATTTAACCAGATACCACAATACACAGAACGTGTATTTGTTTGAGCAGGGCAGAGCCATGAATTGTCGCTCGGAGATATCCGCACGTGTCGACGCCGTTGGTTCACAAATCAAGGTCATACATGTCGGTGGAACAGCACAGTTAGTTGGCATCAAGCAAATCAACTTGGAGTAA
- a CDS encoding DUF2797 domain-containing protein, whose translation MSILAKGTLSKMRANLGDAVFYRLPVGDAEIDLNPYLGQAITLTHTGNIFCSSCGKKTKKSYSQGHCFVCMRKLASCDMCIMKPETCHYDQGTCREPQWGEENCMIDHYVYLSNTSSLKVGITRHNQIPTRWIDQGATQGLPIFKVKTRYISGLIEIELAKHISDKTNWRTLLKQDGEAMDLSEKFAELLPLVTEKVEEIKQQFGADAIQLLTEPTTEIHYPVTTHPTKISSHNFDKTPEVTGILQGIKGQYLIFDTGVINIRKFTSYEVEVSV comes from the coding sequence ATGTCTATTTTAGCGAAAGGAACCTTGAGTAAAATGCGTGCCAATTTAGGTGATGCGGTGTTTTACCGTTTACCTGTTGGAGACGCAGAGATTGATCTCAATCCTTACTTAGGTCAAGCGATTACACTTACTCACACAGGGAATATCTTCTGCAGTTCATGCGGTAAAAAGACGAAAAAAAGCTACTCGCAAGGCCACTGTTTTGTATGTATGAGGAAACTGGCTAGTTGCGACATGTGTATTATGAAACCTGAAACGTGCCATTACGATCAAGGTACATGTCGTGAGCCGCAATGGGGCGAAGAAAACTGCATGATTGACCATTATGTGTATCTTTCTAATACCTCTAGCTTAAAGGTTGGTATCACGCGTCATAACCAAATTCCGACAAGATGGATTGATCAGGGAGCCACCCAAGGCCTTCCTATTTTCAAAGTGAAAACTCGTTATATCTCTGGATTGATAGAGATAGAACTTGCGAAGCATATCTCCGATAAAACCAATTGGCGGACTTTATTAAAGCAAGACGGTGAGGCAATGGATTTATCCGAAAAATTTGCTGAACTTCTTCCTTTGGTCACCGAAAAGGTAGAAGAAATTAAGCAGCAGTTTGGAGCGGACGCGATACAGCTGTTAACCGAACCGACCACCGAGATACATTACCCAGTAACTACCCATCCAACCAAGATTAGTTCACATAATTTTGATAAAACCCCAGAAGTAACAGGCATATTACAGGGTATTAAAGGGCAGTATTTAATTTTTGATACTGGCGTAATTAACATTCGCAAATTTACTTCTTACGAGGTTGAAGTGAGCGTTTAG